From a region of the Zingiber officinale cultivar Zhangliang chromosome 10B, Zo_v1.1, whole genome shotgun sequence genome:
- the LOC122030513 gene encoding pectinesterase QRT1-like, which translates to MAMKLSVLNLFAFILLRNIIVSRGALLFSPCSSISWNDLTASDSAWVLDSTRRAAAGIILVSQDGVGDTTTVQAAVDQVPKGNSNRVKILISPGFYREKVLVPFAKPCISFIGKDNAKTVIWYNLQADDEDLDGQPVGTYNSATVAVESDYFCANAITFQNTAPAAKPGEEGKQAVALRLTGERSLIYRCRILAAQDTLFDHWGTHYILESFVQGSIDFIFGSGRSLYEKCHLNSIAESYGAVAASQRNNITDNFGFSFVKSKLTGTGSVYLGRAWGKYATVVYSYCQLENIIIPGGWSDLNDENRRSTAFFGEYNCNGDGANLKGRVPWAKSLTYKQAKPYLGKVFIDGDQWLNL; encoded by the exons ATGGCTATGAAGCTCTCTGTCCTCAATCTCTTCGCGTTCATTCTTCTTCGCAATATAATAGTTTCCCGTGGGGCGCTGCTCTTCTCACCGtgttcttctatttcttggaacGACTTGACGGCCAGCGACTCCGCCTGGGTTTTGGATTCCACCAGAAGGGCAGCCGCCGGAATCATCTTGGTTTCCCAGGACGGCGTCGGCGACACCACGACGGTGCAGGCGGCTGTTGACCAGGTCCCCAAGGGCAATAGCAACAGGGTCAAGATTCTGATAAGTCCCGGCTTTTACAG GGAGAAGGTTCTTGTTCCATTCGCAAAGCCTTGCATTTCATTCATCGGCAAAGATAACGCGAAGACCGTCATCTGGTACAATTTGCAAGCAGATGATGAGGATCTCGATGGGCAACCAGTCGGAACATACAACTCCGCCACAGTCGCTGTAGAATCCGACTATTTCTGTGCCAATGCAATCACTTTTCAG AACACAGCTCCGGCGGCGAAACCCGGCGAGGAAGGCAAGCAAGCGGTGGCTCTGCGGCTGACCGGAGAACGATCCCTGATCTATCGGTGCCGAATATTGGCGGCGCAAGACACTCTTTTTGATCACTGGGGCACACATTACATCCTCGAGAGCTTCGTCCAAGGTTCCATCGACTTCATCTTCGGCAGTGGCAGGTCGTTGTACGAGAAATGCCACCTGAACTCGATCGCAGAATCCTACGGAGCCGTCGCTGCATCGCAGAGGAACAACATCACCGATAATTTTGGCTTCTCTTTCGTCAAATCGAAGCTGACCGGCACCGGCAGCGTCTACCTGGGGAGAGCCTGGGGGAAGTACGCGACGGTGGTGTATTCCTACTGCCAACTGGAGAACATCATCATTCCCGGAGGGTGGAGCGACTTGAATGACGAGAACAGACGAAG CACTGCTTTCTTTGGGGAATACAATTGCAATGGAGACGGCGCCAACTTGAAAGGGAGGGTGCCATGGGCGAAATCGCTCACCTACAAGCAAGCAAAGCCTTACCTTGGAAAGGTCTTCATCGATGGTGATCAGTGGCTGAACTTGTAG
- the LOC122030174 gene encoding protein PYRICULARIA ORYZAE RESISTANCE 21-like isoform X2 produces the protein MSGKISTLILKVDLECCRCYKKIRRTLCCLQEKVHITSISYDEKNGTVTVAGVFDPDRLSKKLLCRAGKVIKKIEEKKAEEKKKEEKKEEQKEEKKKEENKKEKKEEKKEEKKKENREEKKEEKKEEEEKKQEEEKKTEEKKKPPKPGIEFEPVVVTPYFWPPGVAICCHQPYLESHLGGCRCCTCGTVTENQKAPAPPASYPPTAPYSYPLPYNYKTCQFVCEEDPSAYCTVM, from the exons ATGTCAGGGAAG ATCTCGACGTTAATTTTGAAAGTTGACCTCGAATGCTGCCGCTGCTACAAGAAGATAAGGAGGACTTTGTGCTGTCTCCAAG AGAAGGTACACATCACGTCGATCTCCTACGACGAGAAGAATGGCACGGTGACGGTGGCCGGCGTCTTCGACCCCGACAGGCTCTCGAAGAAGCTTCTGTGCAGGGCCGGCAAAGTGATCAAGAAGATCGAGGAGAAGAAAgcagaggaaaagaagaaggaagaaaagaaagaagagcaaaaggaggagaagaagaaggaagagaacaagaaagaaaagaaagaagagaaaaaggaggagaagaagaaagagaacagagaagaaaagaaagaagagaaaaaggaggaggaggagaagaagcagGAAGAGGAGAAAAAGACAGAGGAGAAGAAAAAGCCGCCGAAGCCGGGGATCGAGTTCGAGCCGGTGGTGGTGACGCCTTACTTCTGGCCGCCGGGGGTGGCAATCTGCTGCCACCAGCCGTACCTGGAGAGCCACCTCGGTGGGTGCAGGTGCTGCACCTGCGGCACGGTGACAGAGAACCAGAAGGCGCCAGCGCCGCCGGCGAGCTACCCGCCGACCGCCCCCTACTCCTATCCGTTGCCGTACAACTATAAGACTTGCCAATTCGTCTGCGAGGAAGATCCATCAGCCTACTGCACTGTCATGTGA
- the LOC122029693 gene encoding heavy metal-associated isoprenylated plant protein 7-like — MSEEQKEEEKKEEEPPELVLRVDMHCEACARKVERSLRKFLGVDDVKTDSKSRTVVIKGKEVDPAKIIERIQKKTGKKVELISPLPPPPPEEEEKKEEPEAPQEEKQEEPPKPITVVLKVRMHCEKCAQVLKKRVTKIEGVESVKPDLANSQVTVTGFVDPEKLVENVYRRTRKQASIVPEEVKEEEKKDEEPEKKEENTEGEKQEEGKEDEENIKYDMNKYEYYVQDAYTPQAFSDENPNACSVM, encoded by the exons ATGAGTGAA GagcaaaaggaagaagagaagaaagaagaggaaCCACCAGAGCTTGTTCTTAGAGTAGACATGCACTGTGAGGCCTGTGCAAGAAAAGTTGAGAGGTCACTGAGAAAATTTCTAG GAGTGGATGACGTGAAGACGGATAGCAAGTCGAGGACTGTGGTGATAAAGGGGAAGGAAGTAGATCCTGCCAAGATCATCGAAAGAATTCAGAAGAAAACTGGCAAAAAGGTTGAGTtaatctctcctcttccaccaccaccgccggaggaggaggagaagaaagaggaGCCGGAAGCTCCACaagaagaaaagcaagaagag CCACCGAAGCCAATTACGGTCGTTCTGAAAGTTCGAATGCATTGCGAGAAGTGTGCTCAAGTGTTGAAGAAACGAGTAACAAAGATCGAGG GTGTGGAGTCAGTGAAGCCAGATCTAGCCAACAGTCAAGTGACTGTAActggttttgtagatccagagaaACTAGTGGAGAATGTCTACAGGAGGACAAGGAAGCAAGCCTCCATCGTACCAGAGGAAGTGAAAGAGGAGGAGAAAAAGGACGAAGAGccagagaagaaggaagaaaacacAGAAGGCGAGAAACAAGAGGAGGGAAAAGAAGACGAAGAAAACATCAAATACGACATGAACAAGTATGAATACTACGTGCAAGATGCTTACACACCTCAAGCTTTCAGCGATGAGAATCCTAATGCTTGCTCTGTCATGTAA
- the LOC122030174 gene encoding protein PYRICULARIA ORYZAE RESISTANCE 21-like isoform X1, giving the protein MSGKISTLILKVDLECCRCYKKIRRTLCCLQAENFEAVIYIINLEKVHITSISYDEKNGTVTVAGVFDPDRLSKKLLCRAGKVIKKIEEKKAEEKKKEEKKEEQKEEKKKEENKKEKKEEKKEEKKKENREEKKEEKKEEEEKKQEEEKKTEEKKKPPKPGIEFEPVVVTPYFWPPGVAICCHQPYLESHLGGCRCCTCGTVTENQKAPAPPASYPPTAPYSYPLPYNYKTCQFVCEEDPSAYCTVM; this is encoded by the exons ATGTCAGGGAAG ATCTCGACGTTAATTTTGAAAGTTGACCTCGAATGCTGCCGCTGCTACAAGAAGATAAGGAGGACTTTGTGCTGTCTCCAAG CTGAAAATTTTGAGGCCgtaatatatataattaacttAGAGAAGGTACACATCACGTCGATCTCCTACGACGAGAAGAATGGCACGGTGACGGTGGCCGGCGTCTTCGACCCCGACAGGCTCTCGAAGAAGCTTCTGTGCAGGGCCGGCAAAGTGATCAAGAAGATCGAGGAGAAGAAAgcagaggaaaagaagaaggaagaaaagaaagaagagcaaaaggaggagaagaagaaggaagagaacaagaaagaaaagaaagaagagaaaaaggaggagaagaagaaagagaacagagaagaaaagaaagaagagaaaaaggaggaggaggagaagaagcagGAAGAGGAGAAAAAGACAGAGGAGAAGAAAAAGCCGCCGAAGCCGGGGATCGAGTTCGAGCCGGTGGTGGTGACGCCTTACTTCTGGCCGCCGGGGGTGGCAATCTGCTGCCACCAGCCGTACCTGGAGAGCCACCTCGGTGGGTGCAGGTGCTGCACCTGCGGCACGGTGACAGAGAACCAGAAGGCGCCAGCGCCGCCGGCGAGCTACCCGCCGACCGCCCCCTACTCCTATCCGTTGCCGTACAACTATAAGACTTGCCAATTCGTCTGCGAGGAAGATCCATCAGCCTACTGCACTGTCATGTGA
- the LOC122030554 gene encoding uncharacterized protein LOC122030554 has protein sequence MAEKGAGAAAGGERWKAALVNISEMGTNFDSLQKLLAKKAVFVDEETFAKATLTSEQARTIKTLEQRVEALERELDAAIAAAARARTEKRQAETAQRAAELHAQELTRELENTTKVFKLHMEELRSQKEEITKKESEIKLLEAIIQTLSRNDTSADG, from the exons ATGGCGGAAAAGGGCGCAGGCGCTGCTGCCGGGGGCGAGAGGTGGAAGGCAGCGCTCGTAAACATCTCGGAGATGGGTACCAATTTCGACTCTCTGCAGAAGCTCCTCGCTAAGAAGGCCGTCTTCGTGGACGAGGAAACCTTCGCCAAGGCCACCCTCACCTCCGAGCAAGCGCGCACCATCAAG ACTCTTGAACAGAGGGTAGAGGCTCTGGAGAGAGAACTTGATGCTGCAATTGCGGCTGCAGCTCGTGCACGTACAGAAAAGAGACAGGCTGAAACAGCCCAGCGCGCAGCTGAGTTGCATGCACAAGAGCTCACAAGAGAACTTGAGAACACTACAA AGGTGTTTAAGCTGCACATGGAAGAACTGCGCTCTCAGAAAGAGGAGATCACAAAGAAAGAAAGTGAGATCAAACTTTTGGAAGCTATTATTCAGACATTGAGTAGAAATGACACTAGTGCAGATGGCTAA
- the LOC122030514 gene encoding uncharacterized protein LOC122030514, translating into MNDSDCLLPSTATAVPKRHPSAAAGRYKLWALSAILLLALWSMLTGSVTLKRSALRRIDDDLGGPALDDLDILEMEERQKVVRRMWDVYRSTARLPKFWQQAFEAAYQELAGDDPDSRASAVAEIARLSLRMADLHLLPQHTKNPEPEIEEKDADGTPKSNSSSSSVKAQ; encoded by the exons ATGAACGATTCCGACTGCCTCCTCCCTTCCACCGCCACCGCCGTTCCCAAACGTCACCCTTCCGCCGCCGCCGGACGCTACAAGCTCTGGGCCCTCTCCGCCATCCTCCTCCTCGCCCTCTGGTCCATGCTCACCGGTAGCGTCACGCTCAAGCGCTCCGCCCTTCGCCGTATCGACGACGACCTCGGCGGCCCGGCCCTCGACGACCTCGACATCCTG GAGATGGAGGAGAGGCAGAAGGTGGTGCGGCGCATGTGGGACGTGTACCGAAGTACCGCCCGCCTCCCCAAGTTCTGGCAGCAGGCCTTCGAGGCGGCCTACCAGGAGCTCGCCGGCGACGACCCCGACTCGAGGGCCTCCGCCGTCGCAGAGATTGCCAGGCTCTCGTTGCGGATGGCTGACCTCCATCTACTCCCACAGCACACCAAG AATCCTGAACCAGAGATCGAAGAAAAGGATGCAGACGGCACGCCGAAATCTAACTCGTCATCGTCGTCAGTTAAAGCTCAATGA